A single genomic interval of Malania oleifera isolate guangnan ecotype guangnan chromosome 11, ASM2987363v1, whole genome shotgun sequence harbors:
- the LOC131168559 gene encoding ABC transporter B family member 1: protein MSQDSEGIKTIEQWKWSEIQGLELVSGSSPGFITHPPPPSTTTATTTTTTATTSSSSSSDWASKALALTQVGAEGEEGRDQMEGREEKKEEKPGSVSPSSGFRELFRYADGLDYVLMGIGSVGALVHGCSLPLFLRFFADLVNSFGSNANNIDKMMQEVLKYALYFLVVGAAIWASSWAEISCWMWTGERQSTRIRIKYLEAALNQDIQYFDTEVRTSDVVFAINTDAVTIQDAISEKLGNFIHYMATFVSGFVVGFTAVWQLALVTLAVVPLIAIIGVIHTTTLAKLSTKSQEALSQAGNIAEQTIFQIRTVLAFVGESRALQAYASALKIAQRIGYKSGFAKGMGLGATYFTVFCCYALLLWYGGYLVRHHYTNGGLAIATMFAVMIGGLALGQSAPSMSAFTKAKVAAAKIFTIIDHKPSVDRNSESGLELDSVTGLVELKYVDFSYPSRPEVRVLNNFCLSVPAGKTIALVGSSGSGKSTVVSLIERFYDPTSGQVLLDGHDIKTLKLRWLRQQIGLVSQEPALFATTIKENMLLGRPDATQVEIEEAARVANAHSFIVKLPEGYDTQVGERGLQLSGGQKQRIAIGRAMLKNPAILLLDEATSALDSESEKLVQEALDRFMIGRTTLVIAHRLSTIRKADLVAVLQQGSVTEIGTHDELIAKGENGIYAKLIRMQEAAHETALSNARKSSARPSSARNSVSSPIIARNSSYGRSPYSRRLSDFSTSDFSVSLDGAHPSYRLEKLAFKEQASSFWRLAKMNSPEWAYALVGSIGSCICGSLSAFFAYVLSAVLSVYYNPDHAYMIREIGKYCYLLIGVSSAALIFNTLQHLFWDIVGENLTKRVREKMLAAVLKNEVAWFDQEENESARIAARLALDANNVRSAIGDRISVIMQNSALMLVACTAGFVLQWRLALVLIAVFPVVVAATVLQKMFMQGFSGDLEGAHAKATQLAGEAVANVRTVAAFNSEAKIVSLFSYNLEIPLRRCFWKGQIAGSGYGIAQFFLYASYALGLWYASWLVKHGISDFSKTIRVFMVLMVSANGAAETLTLAPDFIKGGRAMRSVFELLDRKTEIEPDDPDATTVPDRLRGEVEFKHVDFSYPARPDDPIFRDLTLRARAGKTLALVGPSGCGKSSVISLVQRFYEPTSGRVLIDGKDIRKYNLKSLRQHIALVPQEPCLFAATIYENIAYGHESATEAEIIEAATLANAHKFISALPEGYKTFVGERGVQLSGGQKQRIAIARGFVRKADIMLLDEATSALDAESERCVQEALERVCSGKTTIVVAHRLSTIRNAHVIAVIDDGRVVEQGSHSHLLKNYPDGCYARMIQLQRFSHGQVVGMASGSSSSSKPREDQDREA from the exons ATGTCACAAGATTCTGAGGGGATAAAGACGATTGAGCAGTGGAAATGGTCTGAAATACAGGGTCTCGAACTTGTGTCAGGTTCTTCTCCTGGATTTATAACCCATCCCCCTCCCCCATCCACAACTACAGCAACTACAACTACGACTACAGctacaacttcttcttcttcttcttcagactGGGCCTCAAAAGCTTTGGCACTAACTCAAGTGGGTGCAGAGGGAGAAGAGGGAAGGGATCAAATGGAGGGTCGAGAGGAAAAGAAGGAAGAGAAGCCAGGCTCTGTTTCTCCCTCATCTGGGTTCCGAGAGCTGTTTAGGTACGCAGATGGGTTGGATTACGTGTTAATGGGAATTGGGTCTGTGGGTGCGCTCGTCCATGGCTGCTCTTTGCCTCTGTTCCTCCGATTCTTCGCCGATCTCGTCAATTCTTTCGGCTCCAATGCCAACAACATCGATAAGATGATGCAGGAGGTTCTCAAG TACGCATTGTACTTTCTCGTTGTTGGAGCTGCAATATGGGCGTCGTCCTGGGCAG AGATTTCGTGCTGGATGTGGACGGGAGAGAGGCAATCGACGAGAATTAGGATCAAGTACCTAGAAGCGGCTTTGAACCAAGACATCCAGTACTTTGATACAGAAGTTAGAACCTCGGACGTCGTTTTTGCCATTAACACCGACGCCGTGACCATCCAGGACGCCATTAGCGAAAAG TTGGGTAATTTCATTCACTATATGGCAACATTTGTATCTGGATTTGTGGTGGGTTTCACTGCTGTGTGGCAACTGGCTCTAGTTACTCTCGCCGTTGTTCCTCTCATCGCCATAATCGGAGTCATCCACACCACCACTTTAGCTAAACTCTCCACCAAGAGCCAAGAAGCTCTTTCGCAGGCAGGAAATATTGCAGAACAG acaatttttcaaattcgGACTGTTCTGGCATTTGTTGGTGAATCAAGAGCATTACAAGCTTATGCCTCGGCACTAAAGATTGCACAGAGGATCGGATATAAGAGCGGATTTGCTAAGGGGATGGGACTTGGTGCAACATACTTCACTGTTTTCTGCTGTTACGCGCTTCTCCTCTGGTATGGGGGTTATCTGGTTAGGCATCACTACACTAATGGAGGACTCGCCATAGCCACCATGTTCGCTGTCATGATAGGTGGACT GGCTTTGGGACAATCTGCCCCTAGCATGAGTGCATTTACTAAAGCAAAAGTTGCAGCTGCGAAGATCTTCACTATAATTGATCACAAACCCAGCGTCGACCGGAACAGTGAATCGGGTTTGGAATTAGACTCAGTTACGGGACTAGTAGAGCTCAAATATGTGGATTTCTCATATCCATCGAGGCCAGAAGTTCGGGTCCTCAACAATTTCTGCCTCAGCGTCCCCGCCGGAAAAACCATAGCTCTGGTGGGAAGCAGTGGCTCCGGCAAGAGTACTGTGGTGTCCCTCATTGAGAGATTCTATGATCCCACCTCAG GACAAGTTCTGCTAGATGGGCATGACATAAAGACACTAAAGCTCAGATGGCTGAGGCAGCAGATAGGGCTAGTGAGCCAAGAACCTGCTTTGTTTGCCACCACCATTAAAGAAAACATGCTATTGGGTCGACCCGATGCAACACAGGTCGAGATTGAAGAGGCTGCGCGTGTTGCCAATGCCCATTCATTCATTGTAAAGCTACCCGAAGGCTATGACACTCAG GTAGGGGAGAGGGGATTGCAGCTTTCTGGAGGGCAAAAGCAGAGAATAGCTATAGGAAGGGCAATGCTGAAAAACCCAGCAATCCTGCTCTTAGATGAGGCAACAAGTGCTTTGGACTCTGAGTCGGAGAAACTAGTGCAAGAGGCCCTCGACCGGTTCATGATTGGCAGGACAACTCTTGTGATTGCCCACCGGCTCTCCACCATTCGCAAGGCTGATCTTGTGGCTGTACTTCAGCAGGGGAGCGTAACTGAAATTGGAACCCATGATGAACTCATTGCCAAAGGCGAGAATGGCATCTACGCAAAGCTCATACGAATGCAGGAAGCAGCTCATGAAACTGCTCTAAGTAATGCCAGAAAGAGTAGTGCAAG GCCTTCTAGTGCCAGGAACTCAGTAAGTTCACCTATAATTGCCCGGAACTCCTCGTATGGCCGATCACCGTACTCACGCAGGCTATCTGACTTCTCAACATCTGATTTTAGCGTCTCCCTTGATGGTGCACACCCTAGTTACCGGCTTGAAAAGCTTGCCTTCAAGGAGCAAGCCAGTTCCTTCTGGCGCCTTGCAAAAATGAACTCTCCAGAATGGGCTTACGCTTTAGTTGGTTCCATCGGCTCTTGTATTTGTGGCTCTCTTAGTGCTTTCTTTGCATATGTTCTGAGTGCTGTTCTCAGCGTCTACTACAATCCGGACCATGCTTACATGATAAGAGAGATTGGAAAATATTGCTATCTGTTGATTGGTGTTTCCTCTGCTGCACTTATCTTCAACACACTCCAGCATCTTTTCTGGGATATCGTTGGAGAAAATCTCACGAAACGAGTGCGGGAGAAAATGCTGGCAGCAGTGCTGAAAAATGAAGTGGCATGGTTTGATCAGGAGGAGAATGAGAGTGCAAGGATTGCAGCACGGTTGGCTCTCGATGCAAACAATGTTAGGTCAGCTATAGGAGACAGGATTTCGGTGATCATGCAGAACTCAGCGCTCATGTTGGTTGCTTGCACAGCAGGGTTTGTTTTGCAGTGGCGCCTTGCCCTTGTTCTTATTGCTGTCTTCCCTGTCGTCGTTGCAGCCACTGTATTGCAG AAAATGTTCATGCAAGGTTTCTCAGGAGATTTGGAAGGTGCCCATGCAAAGGCCACGCAACTAGCAGGAGAGGCTGTGGCCAATGTAAGAACAGTTGCAGCTTTCAATTCAGAAGCAAAAATTGTGAGTCTTTTCTCCTACAACCTCGAAATTCCACTAAGGCGCTGCTTCTGGAAGGGACAGATCGCTGGAAGTGGATATGGAATTGCTCAGTTCTTCCTTTATGCTTCCTATGCACTTGGTCTATGGTACGCCTCATGGCTTGTGAAGCATGGGATCTCTGATTTCTCAAAGACGATCCGAGTTTTCATGGTTCTCATGGTCTCTGCGAATGGTGCAGCAGAAACTCTAACCCTGGCTCCTGACTTCATCAAAGGCGGTCGAGCCATGCGATCAGTGTTCGAGCTTCTCGACCGAAAAACTGAAATTGAGCCTGATGATCCAGATGCAACCACCGTTCCCGATCGCCTTCGTGGGGAAGTTGAATTTAAGCATGTAGACTTCTCCTACCCCGCTCGTCCTGATGATCCAATTTTCCGTGACCTTACACTTCGTGCTCGAGCTGGAAAGACTCTTGCCCTTGTAGGTCCTAGCGGGTGTGGTAAGAGCTCAGTCATTTCACTTGTACAGCGATTCTACGAACCAACATCAGGACGGGTTCTGATTGATGGAAAGGACATTCGTAAATACAATCTCAAGTCATTGCGCCAGCACATTGCATTGGTTCCCCAGGAGCCGTGTCTCTTTGCTGCAACCATTTATGAAAACATCGCCTATGGGCATGAATCTGCGACTGAGGCAGAGATCATTGAAGCTGCCACTTTGGCCAATGCTCACAAGTTCATATCTGCACTGCCTGAGGGATACAAAACATTTGTTGGGGAGAGGGGGGTTCAATTATCTGGAGGACAGAAGCAGAGAATTGCAATTGCCCGGGGTTTTGTAAGGAAGGCAGACATAATGCTGCTTGATGAGGCAACAAGCGCACTCGATGCCGAGTCCGAGAGGTGCGTCCAGGAGGCTTTGGAACGCGTTTGCTCTGGAAAGACAACAATTGTGGTTGCTCACAGATTATCAACAATAAGGAATGCCCATGTCATCGCCGTGATTGATGATGGGAGAGTTGTAGAGCAAGGCTCTCATTCCCATTTATTGAAAAACTATCCGGACGGGTGCTATGCCCGGATGATACAGTTACAGAGGTTCTCACATGGGCAGGTTGTCGGAATGGCATCAGGCTCAAGTTCCTCATCGAAACCCCGAGAAGACCAGGACAGGGAAGCCTAA